GAACTGGGCATTCCGCATATTGTTTTCACCGGCGGCGAACCCACCCTGCGGGACGATCTCCCTGAATTAATCGCTCACGCCGAGGCCAATGGGCAGATCACCGGGATGAACACCAACGCCCGACGGTTGAGCGATCCCCAGTTTGTGGCAGCCCTCACCGGGGCTGGTCTCGATCACATCCAGATTACGGTCGAATCCCACGATGAAGCCATCCACGATCAAATGGTACGAAAAAATGGCGCCTGGCGACAGACCATCGCCGGGCTGAGAAATGTGCTCGCCAGCCCACTTTTCGTGATGACGAATACTACTATGCTGCAAGCCAATTACGCCGGTATCGGCGCTACGCTCGATTTTCTGGCCGACCTGGGCGTGCCAACCATCGGGCTAAACGCGCTGATTTATGCCGGGCGCGGTCTGGATGTAGGCACTGGTCTGCATGAAAATGAACTGCACCCACTGTTGGAAACTGCCATCCAGAAAACCGAGGCCCGCGGCCAGCGCCTGATCTGGTACACGCCCACGCAGTACTGCCATTTTGACCCCATGCAATATGATCTCGGCGTCAAAGGCTGCACAGCGGCGCTCTATAATATGTGTGTGGAGCCGGATGGCGGCGTGCTGCCTTGCCAGTCCTATTATCATCCGCTGGGGAATATCCTGCACGATACATGGGATTCGATTTGGAACCACAAGTTGGCTATTGGCATCCGGGAGCGCAGCTATGCCCCCGAGGCCTGCCATAATTGCATGTTGCTGCCCGAATGCGGGGCGGGCTGCCCGCTCTCGCTAGATGCAAACCAACCGGCGTTGATCCCTTTTAACAGCATTGCTACATTGACAGAAAATTTGGAACAACTGATTGCTTTGTAAAAGGCGCTAAAGACAACAACTGACGAACCAACCACCCATGGCAAATCTGATTACTTTATTTCGTTTCCCCCTATTGTTTGGATACGTCGCTCTGCTATATTCTGAAAACGCGGCGATTCAGTTGTGGTGCGTCCCTTTCATCGTTGTAATTATATTGATGGATACCTTCGATGGCATGATTGCCCGCGCGCTCAAAGAAACCAGTTTGATCGGCAGCGTGCTCGATATTGCCACCGACCGCACGCTCGAAATCGTTCTGTGGGTCGTCTTCGCCCACCTGGGTCTGATCCCAATCTTCATTCCGCTGATCGTCATCACCCGCGGCACCACCGTAGATGCGGTGCGCTCGGTGGGCATGCAAAAAAGCCTGAGCGCCTTCGAGCAGGTCAAGCATCCCATCACTCGTTTTCTGGTATCTTCGCGCTTCATGCGCAGTAGCTATGGTATTGCCAAAGGTTTTGCATTTGCTTTTCTAACACTTGATCTCGGCCTGACCACTGCCGCTTCACCGTGGAGCCCGGCAATCCACACCACTGCATTAATTTTGTCCTGGCTGGCAGTCAGCTTTACCATTGCCCGCGGCTTACCCGTGCTAATTGAAGGCTATAGCTTGCTGAAGGAAACCGCGTAAAATTTCCTTGATTTTTCCTATGAGGAAACCAGGAAGCCAAGAATTTTTTCTCCTGCATTCCTAGCTTCCTTATAGAAATACATCAAAACCATGAATCTGAACTTCCAATCCCTCACCAACAGCCGTGCTGCCGTAGGGTTGACCCTGTGGATCGGCAAAACTCTGCCTCTAGGCATGGCCTACCGGCTGGCCGAATGGTTTGCCGGGCGAATTGCGCGCCGCGAAAACAGTATCACCCGCGCTGTACGCAGCAATCAGTGGGTGGCACGCGGCGAAAAATCTACCCCCGCTGAGTTGGATGAAGCCGTCCATGAAGTACTATGCCACGCCGGACGCTGTTTTGTCGACCTGTATCACAATATCACCGATCCAGAAGGTCTGAAGACCCTCTTTGTACTCAGCGATAATGTGCGTAAATTGATTGAGCGCAGCCAATTCGACACTCCCGGCGCATTCATCGTCGCACCGCATACCAGCGCCTTCGACCTGGTCTTGCTGACGTTGGCCTATCACGGCATGAATGGAAAAGTACTGACCTATGGCAACCCAACCGGCGGTTACAAATTGCAAAATGATCTGCGCGCCGCCACCGGATTGGAGATCACCCCCGTGCGCGGCCACGAAACCGAAGTCGAAGTCATCGAATATATGCGTAGCGGTGGCATCGTACTCACGGCTATAGACCGTCCAATTCGTAATAAAGCCCACACGCTGACCTTCTTCGGGCAGCCCAGTCCACTCCCGGCGGGGCATATCCGCATGGCACTCGAAGCCGAAGTGCCGGTCATCGTTGTCGCACCGCAATTCATGCCCGATGGCACATATCACCTGCGCCTTTCAGAACCGATCTATATCCAGCCGCACGCTGATCCGGCTGAGGCCTTACGCCTGCACGCCGAGGCTGTATTGAAGGTCATCGAGGGCTATATTCGCCAAACTCCAGGGCAATGGATGATGTATTATCCGGTTTGGCCGGAGCTAATTGGGAATGACGAATGATGAACTCACAAGGGTCAATTCACAATTCACAATTCATCATTGCTCTCGGCATCGCGCTCTTCCTCCTGGGAACCACCCACTTCGCTCCTGCCGTCGCCCTGTGGGATGCGCGCCTGTTCCTTGCCCTGCACCCCCCGCTGCGGCGTTGGACACGCACTTTCCAAATCCTGTGGCACCTGGGACGCACACCTTTTACCATACTATGCCTCATCGTCGCCGCGCTCTTCAATCTACAAAGCGGCGTGCAGGCTGCCATCGTCTTCGCCCTGATCGCCTCCATCGAATGGAGCATCAAACGCACGCTGCAACGCGTCCGTCCCTTCACAGTTTTGCCCAATGTAGAAATGGGACAACCGCGTCAGCCGTACGATGCGTCCTTCCCCAGTGGGGATGCCATGCGCATCTGGTTTTTAGCGTTGGCGCTGCCGACGACCTTCGGGGTGCCCCTGTTCGTCGGCGTAGTGATGAGCATCCTGGCGTTGACCGTTTGCCTGGGGCGCGTGGCCCTGGGTGTTCACTATCCCCTCGATGTGCTGGCTGGAGCCGGGCTGGGCATTCTCGGCGCAGGAATATTTCAAATGATGCTTGCCAATTTTCAATTTGCAATTCTTTAGGAGGCCGCCATGAGCAACCTTGTCAATTCTATCCGAGAACTTTTTGTGCAAAAAGAACCCCTACCCGTGGGCGTATTTCATTATCAAACCCCGCCCGAGGTCGAGAATCCTTACCGTCTGCACCTGCGCCTGGATGCCAGCGGTGAAGGCATTCTGATCGTCAACGCTGCCACGGTGCTGCACCTCAACCAGACGGCTGCCGAATATGCCTACCATCTCGTACAGGAAACTCCCATTGAACAGGCCTCCCGCCAGATCGCCCGCCGTTATCGCGTACCCGCCAAACGAGCACAGCAAGATTTCGCTGATCTCAAAGAGCGCCTGCTGACGATGATCGATATGCCCGATCTCGACCCGGTGTCATTTCTGGGGTTCGAGCGCGACGATCCATACGGCGGCGAGATTGCTGCACCTTACCGTCTGGATTGCGCCCTGACCTATCGTCTACCCAAAGGCGTAAACCCCGAAGTTGCCCCGACCAAACGCGTCGATCGCGAACTAACCACTACCGAATGGCAGACGATTATCGACAAAGCATGGCAAGCCGGAATTCCGCATATTGTCTTCACAGGTGGCGAACCCACCCTGCGCGACGATCTACCCGAATTGATCGCCCACGCCGAAGCCAACGGGCAGGTGACGGGGTTGCTCAGCGATGGGCTGCGCCTTGCTAATAAAGATTATTTCAATATGTTGCTTCAAACCGGCCTCGATCACCTGCTGATGGTGCTGCGCCCCGAAGACGAAGCCGCCTGGGCCGCACTTGAAAAGATTCTCCCTGAAGATTTGCATACCACTGTACATCTGAGCATCACCCCCGAGAATGCCAGTGCCACCCCCGCTCTGTTAGAACGTCTTGCCGAAATGGGCGCCAATGCGATTTCGCTCAGCGAATCCAGCCCCGCTCTCAACGAGACGCTTCAATCCGCTAGCGCGTTGGCTGCCGAATTGGGACTCTCGCTGGTCTGGGATGTACCTGTGCCGTACTCTGAACGTAACCCTGTAACTCTTGAAATTGAAGAAGATGCCCCACCGCAGGGAGCCGGACGCGCCTGGCTCTATGTAGAACCCGATGGCGATGTGCTGCCCACGCAGGGCGTTAACCAGATATTGGGCAATCTTCTGCGGGATGAGTGGGAACAGATTTATCGCTAAAAAAGAGCCGGTCAATTTCATTGACCGGCTCTTTTTTTAGCGCCTTCGCCTACCCAATATGGCCGCCAGGCCACCCCCAATCAATACGACTGGCGAACATACCAACATGATAATCCCGGCAATTAGTAGGCCTTGCGCCGCGGCATGTTGACTCTCTACAAAAGCCACCCGATCGCCAGCAAATAACTCATCGGGCAAAATGCCCCCCGAGGCAGCTTTCTTCCCCAGAGTGGTCACCAGATCACCATCGTAGAAGCCCAGATAGCGGTAAGAGCCGTCGGGCAGCGATTGTGAATCATAGGGGGCTGTCTCTCGCGAATTGGAGAGAATCAACACCTCGTGCAACGGGCCACTCAAATTGACGTCTGTTGCCCCCCATAAATCCACCCACTGTCCCCCTACATCCAGGCGTAAATCGGGTATCCGAGTTTCGATTCTCTGCCAGGAGCCGCTGGGCTGGCTATCGCTAGTTTCAGATGTATCTTGGCGAACCTGCCACTCATCCACCTTATAGGCCACAAAATTATTAACATCTGGCAGCGCCTCGCCCTGCAAAATCCCGGTGACCAGCAACTCATCGCCCGGAGCCGAGCTCGTGACGGTTGCAGCATCCATCAGCGGCAATTGCTCAATGCGCCGCGCCTCCAGTTTTTGCCGGGGGGCGAGAAAAAACACGAATAACAGGCCGCAGCTCAGCAGCACAACCGCACCAATCCCTACCCAAATCAGGGCGCCAAAGCGTTCTCGCAACGATCGAAAAAGATTCATTAAGCACCTCTTGAAAACTGATACAATGTAGGTTCCATCTACACATCTTAACAATTTCCATTTTACCGTGTTTTCCTTGTTAATTTGCAAGATTGTGAGGCATCATGCAATCCCAATATTCTCCATCCCAAACCAGGCAACTCAAGAATATCTTCAAATGGCTCAACCGCTGGATCGTATTTGTCTTCCGCGCTGGCTTTGGCCCTTTTTTCACCCGACAAACATTTGCCGGGAAAATCATGGTCATCGAAAACGTTGGACGCAAAAGCGGCCTCATCCGTCAGGCTCCGGTCAACTATGCGATCGCGTCCGAAGGAAACGCGGTCTACTGCCTGAGCGGATTTGGCGCCAAATCCCAATGGTATCGCAATATTCAGCATAACCCGCAGGTAAATGTCTGGATCGGTGTGCAACGCATCCCCGGCATGGCTCATTCGTTGGAGAATTTCGAAAATCATCTGGATATCTACCGTCGGGTGTTGATCAATAGCGGTTTCGCCGCACCGCTTTTTGAAGGCCTGAATCCCAAAACTGCGCCCAAAGAAATTATTCGCTCGATGGCACAACGCTCGCCTTTGATCCGCATTGAACTCGAAACCGCTCCCGAAACCACGCAACCACACCCCGCCGATCTGGCCTGGATCGTGATCAGCGCCCTGTTCGCCTGGGGCCTGCTGCGTCGAATGCTGTGCCGCAATCACGCATGAGTCTCACCCCGCAAGACTGGCACGCCCGTTTTAGCCAACAAGCCCAATGGACACGCGCCCTGCGCGCGCACCTGTTTCCGCGAATGGGATTTAATGTTGCGCGACAAATTTTGGATGTGGGCTGTGGTACAGGCGCGCTATTTGGGGAATTATTGGCCCAAAGCGATGCGGCTATTTTCGGCGTGGATATTCAACGCCAACACCTGAGGCTGGCGCGTACTCACAAAGATGTACTACTCTCGCAGGGGGATGCCCTCCAAATGCCATACGCCAATGAAGTATTTGATATCACCCTGTGCCATTTCCTGCTCCTGTGGGTCGCTAACCCGGTGCAGGCGCTCAGCGAAATGGCGCGTGTGACACGTCCCGGTGGCATGGTGCTGGCTCTGGCCGAACCCGATTACGGCGGACGGATCGACTTTCCCACGGAACTGGAGCAAATCGGTGCATGGCAAACCGAATCACTCAGACGTCAGGGCGCAGATCCGCTGATCGGGCGTAAACTCTCTGGGTTATTTCATCATGTTGGATTCGAAAATATCGAAACGGGGGTTTTAGGCGGGCAGTGGCGCGGTGCGCCGACAGATGATGCATGGAAAAGTGAGTGGAGCGTATTGGAATCAGATTTCGCGCAGACGTCCGAGTTCTCTGGGAACTCGAACGTCTTAAAACAACTCGATGCTGGTGCCTGGGCAAGTGGCCAACGGGTACTCTTTGTGCCCACATTTTACGCGATAGGTTGGGTCAGACAGCTATAAATCATGCTCTACTTCATGCACATGGGCATAAAGATTCGCCAGCCATATTTTGCCTTCTTGCGTCACATCCAGATAACTCATGGCATCTGACAAATAAGGATATGCCACTTCCCAATAGAATTTAATATAATTACTACGCATATTCCCCGGGCTTTCATAACCAAGCTTCTGATTCATCCCAATCTCTTCAAACTCATAAAATAGCGCCGGAGTTTTGCGCAAATAATTCAAATCGCCAAGCTGACCAATTAGATCGGCTGCCCGCACCAGGCCAGCATAATCGCCTGTCTCCTGATAGGCATCGTCTTTCGGAATGGGGAAACGCGTGCGTTCAATATACGCGCAAATCAATTCGGCCTCTACTTCTGCGGTTAATTTATGGATGTCAAAACGCTCTTGCACAAAAAGTTTGCTGCGGTCAACATGGTATGCTGACAGGGCCGCATCGGTGCCGTCAGCCGAAATCTGCACGGTTTGACCTGCAATGCCCGTGGCATATTCTCCCCGTTTATCGGCCCGGCAAACACCGCGTACATAACCAATATCATGGCACAACAAAGCCATCATAACATGCAGCCAGTCGTGTGGTGTAACCCCTCCCCGTAGAATATGTTTGCCCTTCAGGATCGATTGACCAGCCAGCGTAACCAGAATGGTATGTTCTACATTATGATAGAGCGCATCGGAGTTGGCGATATTTTCAAGCGCTAATCGGCCTGTCCATTCGATAATGTTGGCAAATTGTGGCTCCAGGGCAGAATACGTCTGCTGATAGGCAGCTTTGAGGCTTTTTACAAAATGCTCAATGACCAATTCTTGATAGTAAAACATCGAATTCAACTCACCTTTTCGAGATAAGTCACGTAAGTAAAACAAAGACTAAGCTTTCGGCAAACCGACTTCAATCTGCTCATTCTGGATTCGCACCGGATAAGCGGGAATTGACTCGACAGCGGGCAGAGTCAACGCTTCGCCAGTCCGTACATCAAAACGCGCCCCATGCCGCGGGCAAGCGATCTCACAACCAGCCAGTTCGCCATCCCCCAGCGGGCCGTCATCATGCGAACAGAGATCGGCAATTGCGTAAATATCCCCGGCGATATTAAAAACCACCATATACAAGTCGTCAATTTCGATGAATAAACGCTCTCCATTGGAAAGTTCATCCAGCGCGGCAACGACGACAAATTCGCATTCCGAAGGATCTAGCCGATGGTAATGCATAGCTATTCCACCAGGTCATCGCTGACTTCATCTTTGCCCAGACCATAGGCTCCGGCTTTGAGCACTTTCAACGAGAGCAGGGCACATTTGAGACGCACCGGACCGAGTTCAATGCCCAATAATTCGAGCAAATCATCTTTAGTTAGCGCCTTGACTTCATCCAGCGTTTTCCCGTGGATAAATTCAATTAGCAAGTCAGCAGAAGCCTGCGAAATCGAGCAACCCTCACCACTATAAGCGGCTTCGATAACAACATCGTTATCGTCCACACGCACATCCACACGAATATGATCGCCGCAATAGGGATTATCATCTTCAAATGTAAAATCATGCGGATCAAGCTCGCCGCGGAATTGGGGATTTTTATAGCGGTCAATAATTAGTTCGCGGTATAGGTCATCCATGATCTTGTGTTCTCTTGTAACGAAACTTATGAAAATAATTTCTTGACTTTATAAATACCATCTACCAGGCGATCTACTTCTTCGAGGGTGTTATAGACATAAAAACTGGCTCTGGCAGTCGCCGGGATACCGAATTTTGTATGCAGGGGCATGGCACAATGATGACCCGCACGCACGGCAATACCGTCTGCATCCAGAATTTGGGAGATATCGTGTGCGTGCGCTTCGGGCAAGGTAAACGATGCTACCCCGCCCCTTTGTTCTGCCGCTGGGCCAAAGACCTTCACACCGGGAATTTCTTCCAGGCGTTCCAGCGCATAGGTGATGATCTGGCGCTCGTGCCGTTCAACAGCTTCCATGCCCAAATTGGCGAGATAATCCACCGCTGCGCCAAAGCCTATCGCTTCGGCGATCGCCGGGGTTCCAGCTTCAAATTTGTAAGGCAAAGCATTGCTTTGGAAAGAACGCAACTCCACACGCTTAATCATGTCGCCACCACCCAGAAAAGGCGGCATGGCTTCGAGCAATGCTTTGCGCCCATAAAGAATACCAATTCCGCTGGGACCAAGCATCTTATGAGCTGAAAAAGCCACGAAATCCGCATCCAGCGCCTGCACATCCACTGGCAAATGCGGCACCGACTGGGCCCCATCTACCAATGTCAGCGCGCCGACTTCATGCGCCATGCGGATGATCTCTGCCGCGGGGTTGATCGTGCCCAACACATTCGACATATGTGTGAAGGCGACCATTTTGGGTTCCAGTCTGAGCAGACGGGCATACTCATCCAAATCGAGCAGGCCATCCCCAGTCACGGGAATAAACTCAAGGCGCAGGCTGCGCTCCTGGGCCAGCATCTGCCAAGGAACCAGGTTCGAGTGATGCTCCATCTCGGTCAGGACGACCATATCGCCCAGATTGAGATTGGCACGCCCCCAGGATTGAGTCACCAGGTTGATCGATTCTGTGGTGTTGCGGGTGAAAATCACCTCTCGGGGGGTCGCCGCGCCAATGAACGCGGCAATCCTCTCGCGGGCCGATTCGTAGGCCGCGGTCGATTCTTCCGCCAGCACATGAATCCCGCGGTGAATATTGGCATTCGAATACCGATAGAACTCATCCATCGCCGCGATCACCTGAAGCGGTTTCTGGCTAGTTGCCGTCGAGTCGAGGTAGATCAATGGCACCGCGGGATGTACTTCCCGACTCAAAATTGGGAAATCAGCCCGAATTTTTTGCACATCAAATGCTGCTATCATATGATCTGTTGTAGACATGCGTAATTATCCAATATAAAAAATGTGGCTTTTCTCAGCCACATTTTTGTGCTTTTAATCACCCGCGGCTGCGAGTTTTCGGGCGGCGGATATTTTCGGCCTCTTTAGGACACCATAATACATGATCGGGGACCATCCAGCCATTTGTCAAATAAACATTCTCACGAAACTGGATAGCAACCATTTTGTCATCTACCTGAACGACAACACCAGTAAGCCAATCGCGCACGCGGTCTTTTTTGTCGTTGTCGTGGTCGCATAGAACTTCAACCATGTCGCCAACTTCATATTCACGCCTTGCTTCGGGAGGAGCGGAAAAAGGTAAACCTGCCAATTTAACCTCCAAATAAGAAAATCTCACTAAATAATACCAGGGCTTACGCAGTTCAAAACAATTGCGCCGATGTCGGGGAATGACACCCCCTATTTACAGGCTTATCGCTGAAAAATGCGTAAGTTTAAAACAATCTATTATAAGGCAAAACTTGCTTATTGTGCGTCCATTTTTTCTTGAATTGCTTCCTGAAACCGATTGCGCACACCATCAAAGGGGATTCGCTGCATAATCGGATCGAAGAAACCTTCCACAACCAGGCGCTCGGCCTGCTCATTGGGAATGCCGCGGCTGCGGAGATAAAACACGAGATCAGGGTCAATCTTCCCCACGGTAGCGCCATGCGTGCAACGCACGTCATCAGCCAGAATTTCCAGGCCAGGGATCGAATCGGCGCGGGCATTGTTGCTGAGGATCAGGTTACGATTGGCCTGATAGCCATCGGTTTGTTGTGCGTCGGGGGCCACGTAAATCATCCCCTGCCACACGGAACGGCTCTCGCCTTTCAGTGCGCCCTTAAATAGCAGGTCGCTGGTGGTGTGCGGGGCAAGATGATTTTGCTGGGTATCATGGTCGAGAAGCTGCTGTCCATCGGTAAAATAAAAGCCCGACATACGGCCATTGGCACCTTTCCCGGCTAAATCCAAATCGGAGAAATTTTTGGTCAGGCGAGTGCCAATCGCGCCAAAAATCCAATCAATATTGCCGTCTTGTTCCACGCGGGCGCGCTCATGGGTGAAATTCCACACAGTATCGCCCAGGGATTGCAACTCAACAAAACGCAGATTTGCACCTGCGCCCACACACAACTCAACAATGCCTCCGTGCAACGTTTGTGCCTGGGCGCCATTTGGCGAGGCCACTTCATGAACATAGGTTAGCTCAGCGCCTTCTTCCAGCCAGATTACTAAATGAGAAAAATGAGCCAAGTTTTCGCCAGCCGCCCACACAAGGCTGTGCAATGGCTCTTTCACCTGTACACCCCGCGGCACATACACAAAAACGCCGTTAGGTGTTAAAGCCGCCGTCAGGGCGGCAAATTTCCCTTCTGCCGGATCAACGACTTTCCCCAACGCTTTTCCAAATTCTTTGGGATATTCGCGGGATGCAGTTTCAAAATCCGTGAAGATAATGCCTTTCGGAGCCGATTCTGACTCGAAGTTTTTCTCCATCCCACCGGGGAGCAACGTGATCTGGCCCCCGTGTTGATTGCCAACCAGTGGCTTCAACAACCGCGAGGGGATCGCGGGCAAATCCAAATAGGCATCTGCCCCAGGCAATAGAAAATCGCCTTCCAGGCCGCGAATATCGGTGCGACGCCAGGGTTCGTCTTTCGTCGTTGGGTAAGGCAATTTCTCAAACGCATCCCAGGCACGGGCGCGAAAATCAGCCAAAATTCCGTCTCCCTCGCCGGGAATTGCCATATCCCGTGAAAAATGGAAACCTTCAAATTGCGTTTTTCGACGCGTTCTTTGTGTTCTCGCAACTATTTTTTTCGTTGTCATAATATATCCATCTTAGTGTCGACATCTTGACGTCAAGGTGTCTGACGCAACTATCCGATCGAGCCTTCCATTTGCAATTGAATCAGCCGGTTCATTTCGATCGCATATTCCATTGGCAATTCTTTGACCAGCGGTTCGATAAAACCCGAAACGATCATCGTGGTAGCTTCTTCTTCAGACAAACCGCGGCTCATCAGGTAGAACATTTGCTCCTCGCCAATTTTTGATACCGAGGCTTCGTGCCCAATATTGACATCTTCGTCATCGATTTCGATATATGGATAGGTATCGGAACGCGAACCCGGGTCCAGCAACAGGGCATCACAAACCACGTTCGAGCGCACATCCCCCATCCCTTCATGCACTTTGAGCAAGCCGCGGTACGATGCTCGCCCGCCGTCTTTGCTAATCGATTTCGATACGATCTTGCTGCTGGTATGCGGAGCAAAATGGATCACTTTCCCACCGGTATCCTGATGCTGGCCTTTCCCGGCGAATGCCATCGAAAGAATTTCGCCATGCGCACCCGGCCCCATCAAATAGCAGGAGGGGTATTTCATGGTCAGTTTGGAGCCCAGGTTGGCATCTACCCATTCCATGGTGGCGCCTTCTTCTACGATGGCGCGCTGGGTCACCAGATTATAAACATTATTCGACCAGTTCTGGATGGTGGTATAGCGCACGCGGGCATTCTTCTTGACCACAATCTCGATCACGCCGCTGTGGAATGAATCGGTTGTATATTGCGGAGCGGTACAGCCCTCCACATAGTGAACCTGTGCGCCTTCATCCGCGATAATCAGACTACGCTCAAATTGGCCGATATTGGCGATATTCAAACGAAAATACGCCTGCAAGGGCAAATCAACTTTCACGCCCGGGGGAATGTATACAAAAGAACCACCCGACCAGACCGCACTATTGAGAGCCGCCAGCTTATTATCTTCAATCGGAATGACGGTGCTAAAATATTCTCGGAAAAGTTCGGGGTGCTGACGCAAGCCTTCTTCGATGCTCAGGAAAATAACGCCCTTTTTTTCAAGGTGCTCCTGAATGCTATGATAGACCATTTCGGATTCGTATTGCGCACCCACACCAGCCAGGAATTTTTGCTCGGCTTCAGGAATGCCTAATT
Above is a genomic segment from Chloroflexota bacterium containing:
- the sufB gene encoding Fe-S cluster assembly protein SufB codes for the protein MSSDNQLLEGIGDYKYGFSDPDVSVYNTGKGLSRDVVEQISAMKGEPQWMLDFRLRALAHYEQRPMPTWGGDIAKLDLENIYYYVRPSDGEGKSWDDIPDSIKDTFDKLGIPEAEQKFLAGVGAQYESEMVYHSIQEHLEKKGVIFLSIEEGLRQHPELFREYFSTVIPIEDNKLAALNSAVWSGGSFVYIPPGVKVDLPLQAYFRLNIANIGQFERSLIIADEGAQVHYVEGCTAPQYTTDSFHSGVIEIVVKKNARVRYTTIQNWSNNVYNLVTQRAIVEEGATMEWVDANLGSKLTMKYPSCYLMGPGAHGEILSMAFAGKGQHQDTGGKVIHFAPHTSSKIVSKSISKDGGRASYRGLLKVHEGMGDVRSNVVCDALLLDPGSRSDTYPYIEIDDEDVNIGHEASVSKIGEEQMFYLMSRGLSEEEATTMIVSGFIEPLVKELPMEYAIEMNRLIQLQMEGSIG
- the sufD gene encoding Fe-S cluster assembly protein SufD produces the protein MTTKKIVARTQRTRRKTQFEGFHFSRDMAIPGEGDGILADFRARAWDAFEKLPYPTTKDEPWRRTDIRGLEGDFLLPGADAYLDLPAIPSRLLKPLVGNQHGGQITLLPGGMEKNFESESAPKGIIFTDFETASREYPKEFGKALGKVVDPAEGKFAALTAALTPNGVFVYVPRGVQVKEPLHSLVWAAGENLAHFSHLVIWLEEGAELTYVHEVASPNGAQAQTLHGGIVELCVGAGANLRFVELQSLGDTVWNFTHERARVEQDGNIDWIFGAIGTRLTKNFSDLDLAGKGANGRMSGFYFTDGQQLLDHDTQQNHLAPHTTSDLLFKGALKGESRSVWQGMIYVAPDAQQTDGYQANRNLILSNNARADSIPGLEILADDVRCTHGATVGKIDPDLVFYLRSRGIPNEQAERLVVEGFFDPIMQRIPFDGVRNRFQEAIQEKMDAQ